GGGCTGAGCCAAACGGCGCTGGCGACGCTGTCCGGCGTCAGCCGCCGTATGCTGGCGGGGATTGAGGCCGGCGACCGCAATGTCAGCCTGGCCGTGCTGGATAAACTGGCGGCGGCGCTCCAGATCTCTTTCAGCGATCTGGTCCAGGCGCCGGCGGCGCGCGGCAGCCACCTGGTCGGCGAGCTGGCCTGGCAGGGGGAGCAGGCAGCCAGCCAGGCCATTTTTGCCGCCAGCGTGCCGGCACGCCAGCGGGTGGAGCTGTGGCAATGGACGCTGATGCCGCACGAACAGTATCACTCGCAGCCCGATGCCGAAGGCTGGCACGAGGTCGTGCATGTCATTGAGGGGTGTCTGACGCTGCAGCTGGAACAGCAGACGCTGACGCTGCGCGCCGGCGAGACTCACGTTTTCAACAGCGATCAACGGTACACGTACGCCAACCGCGGCGAAAGCCCTTTGCGCTTTATCCGCAACGTCTCCTTCTAAAGCTCCGTCGCCTGGCGCTGCAGCCAATGCAGCAAGGTTTCCGCCGCGCTGCCCGGCGCCACCGGCTGCGGTGTCAGCAGGCTGTAACCGCTACCGTCGTGGCAAAACCCGAACGGCGCCGCCAGCAGTCCGGCACTGATATCATCGCGCACCTGTTGCCAGGGCCCGATCGCCACGCCCAGCCCGGCGACCGCCGCCTGCAGGCTGAAATAGAAGTGATCGAAACGCTGCTGCGGCATGCCCTCAATCGAGACCCCCTGCGCCTGCGCCCATTCCGCCCAGGCGTTAGGCCGAGTCGCGGTCTGCAACAGCGCCGCATCGCGGCGCAAACGCGGCTCGGTCTGACTGCCCTCAATAAAATACGTCAGCATTTCCGGTTTGCAGACCGGGCCGACCTTTTCGCTAAACAACGGGATGCTGTGCACACTCCCGCCCCAGTCAAAATCATTACGCCGAATCGCCAGCGTGATGCCGTCCTGGAAAGCAACCGCTCCGCCACCGGCTACCAGCTGCACATGAATCGCCGGATGGGCACGCAAAAATTCCGGTAAGCGAGGAATCAGCCAGCGCATCAGTAACGTCGGCTCACAGGAGAGTACGATCGGCGCGTTTTGCGCCTGCAGATACAGCTCCTGCACGCTCTGCTCAAGGATATCGAACGCCTGTTGACTGGCCTGCCACAGTTTACGCCCGGCCGCCGTCAGATAGACCCGCCGGTAACGCCGTTCGAACAGCGCCAGCCCCAGTTCATTCTCCAGCGCCCGCACCGCCCGGCTGATGGCGCCATGGGTCAGGCTCAAACTGTGCGCCGCCTGGGTAAAGCTTTCCAGCCTGGCCGCCGCCTCAAAACAACGCAGCCCGCCCAGCGAAATGTTTCTGCCGATTTTACGTGAGATAGGCTCACCGATTTTGTCAGTTTTCATCGTTTGTCTCCCTGTCTGCGACGTTCAACAATGCAACCCTATCTAATCAATATTTTATACAGGCCCACTATGACCGAACTTATTGCCGTCGTCACCCTGACTTTACTCGCCGTAATCAGTCCCGGACCGGATTTCGCCATGGTATCGCGCAACAGCCTGACCGGCTCGCGCGCCTCCGGACTTTACTGCGCGCTGGGCATCAGCCTGGGCGTGCTGGTTCACGTGGGATACACGCTGATCGGCGTCGGCCTGCTGATTCAGCGCTCATTGTGGCTATTCACCCTGCTGAAGTTTGTCGGCGCGGCCTACCTGATTTATCTGGGCGCACAGATGTATCGTCATGCGTCGGCAGCGCCGCCCGCCGCCGCAGCGCCTGCGCACAACATCGGTGAATGGCGCGCATTGAAAACCGGGTTTCTGACCAATGTGCTGAACCCCAAAGCCACCATTTTCATCGTCAGCCTGTTTATGCAGGTGGTGAGCCCGCAAAGCGCGCTGTGGGTGCAGATCGGCTACGGCCTCTTTATTTCTCTGGCGCATATGCTGTGGTTTGGCATCGTGGCGCTGTTCTTTTCTGCCCCGGGCGTCAGCGCGCGTTTTCTGCGCCTGCGCCGCGGCATTGACCGCCTGTTCGGCGGGCTGTTAATCACGTTCGGCGCGCTGCTGGCGCTGAGCAACCTGAGCCGCTGACGCTACCCGCGCCGCAACAAACGCGGATAACATAATTTTTATGATATTTTTATATCGTCCGCGCTATTCTATATCTACTTCTATCAATGTGTTGACGCACAGTCCTTCGGCAACCCGGGCGCAAGCATGGTTAAAACAAAACAACTGGTTATTGTTGTTCACCTTTGCAGTTTTTTAGTGGTCCTTTACAGCCTTTCCATGATTCCCCCGTTATTAATGGCGTTGCTCTACAAAGAAAAAAGCATCTTCTCTTTTTTCTATACGCTGGTGATTGCCGCGTCGGCCGGCGGTCTTGGCTGGTTCAGCAGCCGCCAGTCGAAGGTGCAGTTGCGCACCCAGGACGGTTTTTTAATCATTGTCCTGTTCTGGCTGCTGTTTTCCATTATCAGCGCCCTGCCGCTGTGGCTCGACGACACCATGAACATCAGCCTGGTAGACGCCATGTTCGAGGGCGTCTCCGGCATCACCACCACCGGCGCCTCGGTGCTGAAC
The nucleotide sequence above comes from Serratia rhizosphaerae. Encoded proteins:
- a CDS encoding LysR family transcriptional regulator codes for the protein MKTDKIGEPISRKIGRNISLGGLRCFEAAARLESFTQAAHSLSLTHGAISRAVRALENELGLALFERRYRRVYLTAAGRKLWQASQQAFDILEQSVQELYLQAQNAPIVLSCEPTLLMRWLIPRLPEFLRAHPAIHVQLVAGGGAVAFQDGITLAIRRNDFDWGGSVHSIPLFSEKVGPVCKPEMLTYFIEGSQTEPRLRRDAALLQTATRPNAWAEWAQAQGVSIEGMPQQRFDHFYFSLQAAVAGLGVAIGPWQQVRDDISAGLLAAPFGFCHDGSGYSLLTPQPVAPGSAAETLLHWLQRQATEL
- a CDS encoding helix-turn-helix domain-containing protein, with amino-acid sequence MSNIMHNGKPEAPQVLQYLSSNVRGYRQQAGLSQTALATLSGVSRRMLAGIEAGDRNVSLAVLDKLAAALQISFSDLVQAPAARGSHLVGELAWQGEQAASQAIFAASVPARQRVELWQWTLMPHEQYHSQPDAEGWHEVVHVIEGCLTLQLEQQTLTLRAGETHVFNSDQRYTYANRGESPLRFIRNVSF
- a CDS encoding LysE family transporter encodes the protein MTELIAVVTLTLLAVISPGPDFAMVSRNSLTGSRASGLYCALGISLGVLVHVGYTLIGVGLLIQRSLWLFTLLKFVGAAYLIYLGAQMYRHASAAPPAAAAPAHNIGEWRALKTGFLTNVLNPKATIFIVSLFMQVVSPQSALWVQIGYGLFISLAHMLWFGIVALFFSAPGVSARFLRLRRGIDRLFGGLLITFGALLALSNLSR